One window of Chryseobacterium sp. JJR-5R genomic DNA carries:
- a CDS encoding MvdC/MvdD family ATP grasp protein — MILCITHSQDFYNIDLFFEYLQSKNVPFFRLNSDRLNHLQKISVNDRGFEITDESGNAISSEQITAVWHRKSWQISLPEEMDEAYGKIFLKEYASLRYNLFTALEHVPWINPFENENKIDGNKMLQLKTARNNNLTVPKTVFSNDAGKITDFFHKYCNGKMVAKLHGALSKSMDGENLLSTQIIDRESLEDIADIAYCPMIFQPYLEKAYELRIVYLDGEFFTGKINNSENADWRITRGSYSWSDYELPEPVKLNLTSMMKEMGLYIGAIDMIRGRDGIYYFLEVNPQGEWGMLQKELGFPIAQRIADHLIKRMKKNNE, encoded by the coding sequence ATGATTCTTTGTATCACCCATTCCCAGGATTTTTACAATATTGATCTCTTTTTTGAATACTTGCAGTCAAAAAATGTCCCCTTCTTCAGGCTCAATTCAGACCGTCTCAACCATTTGCAGAAAATCAGTGTGAATGACCGCGGCTTTGAGATCACTGATGAATCTGGAAACGCAATCAGTTCAGAACAGATTACTGCTGTCTGGCACAGGAAATCATGGCAGATCAGCCTTCCGGAAGAAATGGATGAAGCATACGGGAAAATTTTCCTTAAGGAATACGCCAGCCTCCGCTATAATCTTTTTACCGCACTGGAACATGTTCCGTGGATCAATCCTTTTGAAAATGAGAATAAAATTGACGGCAATAAAATGCTCCAGCTGAAAACAGCGCGGAACAATAACTTAACGGTTCCGAAAACTGTTTTCTCCAATGATGCCGGGAAAATCACAGATTTCTTTCATAAATACTGCAACGGGAAAATGGTGGCAAAACTTCACGGAGCTCTTTCAAAATCAATGGACGGCGAAAACCTGCTTTCTACTCAGATCATTGATAGGGAATCTTTGGAAGACATTGCTGATATAGCCTACTGCCCGATGATTTTTCAGCCGTATCTGGAAAAAGCATACGAACTTAGGATTGTGTATCTGGACGGAGAATTTTTTACCGGAAAGATCAACAACAGTGAAAATGCAGACTGGCGCATTACCCGCGGCAGTTATTCATGGTCAGACTATGAGCTGCCGGAACCTGTAAAGCTGAATCTTACATCAATGATGAAAGAAATGGGTCTTTATATCGGAGCCATTGATATGATCAGAGGGAGAGATGGCATTTATTATTTTCTTGAAGTAAATCCGCAGGGCGAGTGGGGAATGCTCCAGAAAGAGCTTGGATTCCCGATTGCACAGAGAATTGCCGATCATCTTATAAAAAGAATGAAAAAAAACAATGAATAA
- a CDS encoding microviridin/marinostatin family tricyclic proteinase inhibitor, protein MKNKNSKKKPFFASFLEKQIQDPEKVKGGDGTGIITKPIVDNVTKPTLDMMHTMKYPSDGDDDSPTV, encoded by the coding sequence ATGAAAAACAAGAATTCAAAAAAGAAGCCTTTTTTCGCATCATTCCTTGAAAAGCAGATTCAGGATCCTGAAAAAGTAAAAGGAGGTGATGGAACAGGTATCATTACCAAGCCTATTGTAGATAATGTAACAAAGCCGACGCTGGATATGATGCATACCATGAAATATCCTTCTGACGGTGATGATGATTCTCCTACAGTATAA
- a CDS encoding microviridin/marinostatin family tricyclic proteinase inhibitor, translated as MENKKTKKPFFASFLEKQIQDPEKVKGGDGGTTTGALKDSVTSLHMDGLTSPGQDVVSMKYPSDSDESGTLE; from the coding sequence ATGGAAAACAAGAAAACTAAGAAGCCTTTTTTCGCATCATTCCTGGAAAAACAGATTCAGGATCCTGAGAAAGTAAAAGGAGGTGATGGCGGTACGACAACCGGAGCATTGAAAGATAGTGTGACTTCACTTCATATGGACGGTTTAACATCACCCGGACAGGATGTGGTGTCCATGAAATACCCTTCGGACAGTGATGAATCCGGTACTCTGGAATAA
- a CDS encoding microviridin/marinostatin family tricyclic proteinase inhibitor, whose translation MENKKTKKPFFASFLEKQIQDPEKIKGGTSPITSALADDVTDAKKDNVTGVLKDNVTGPSLDAVTLRYPSDSDAAQDLD comes from the coding sequence ATGGAAAACAAGAAAACAAAAAAGCCGTTTTTCGCATCATTCCTGGAAAAACAGATTCAGGATCCTGAAAAGATAAAAGGGGGAACAAGCCCTATAACGTCAGCGCTTGCAGACGATGTAACCGATGCCAAAAAAGATAACGTAACCGGTGTGCTCAAAGATAATGTAACCGGCCCAAGCCTGGATGCAGTTACGCTGAGATATCCGTCCGACAGCGATGCCGCTCAGGATCTTGATTAA
- a CDS encoding alpha/beta fold hydrolase: protein MEILNSKIFGENLSSAPLLVFHGLFGMLDNWGTFGKDLGEFLPVHLIDLRNHGRSFHSESMSHDDLADDILHYMDHYGISKANILGHSLGGKAVMQFAIKYQEKVEKLIVVDISPKAYPPHHQGIIKALETVDFNTVASRSEVEAVLSQYIPEKSTIQFLAKNLYWDETKKLNWRFNLKTLSEKYNDFVSNAIRFGVFTGKTLFIAGQKSNYILPQDQFAIKQQFPAAEFETVKNAGHWVQAENPVDFANVVKHFLNIH, encoded by the coding sequence ATGGAAATTTTAAATTCAAAAATATTTGGTGAAAACCTTTCATCAGCACCTTTGCTGGTATTCCACGGATTGTTTGGGATGCTGGACAACTGGGGAACCTTCGGGAAAGACCTTGGAGAATTTCTGCCGGTTCACTTAATCGATCTCAGAAACCACGGAAGAAGTTTCCACTCTGAAAGCATGTCCCACGATGATCTTGCGGATGATATCCTTCATTACATGGATCATTACGGGATTTCAAAAGCGAATATTTTAGGCCACTCTTTAGGCGGGAAAGCCGTGATGCAGTTTGCCATAAAATATCAGGAAAAAGTGGAAAAGCTGATTGTGGTAGACATCTCCCCGAAAGCATATCCTCCTCACCATCAAGGGATTATCAAAGCACTTGAAACCGTAGATTTCAATACCGTGGCTTCAAGAAGCGAAGTGGAAGCCGTGCTCAGCCAGTATATTCCTGAAAAATCAACCATCCAGTTTCTTGCCAAAAATTTGTACTGGGATGAGACAAAAAAGCTGAACTGGCGGTTCAATCTTAAGACCCTTTCCGAAAAATACAATGATTTCGTTTCCAATGCCATCAGGTTCGGCGTATTTACAGGCAAAACATTATTTATCGCAGGGCAGAAGTCCAATTATATCCTTCCGCAGGATCAGTTTGCCATTAAGCAGCAGTTTCCGGCAGCAGAATTTGAGACCGTAAAAAATGCAGGGCATTGGGTGCAGGCAGAGAATCCTGTTGATTTTGCCAACGTAGTCAAGCATTTTTTAAATATTCATTAA
- a CDS encoding pyridoxine 5'-phosphate synthase encodes MTKLSVNINKIATLRNARGGETPSVTEAAVKIQEFGGQGITIHPRPDERHITKKDVYDLKPLVTTEFNIEGNPHRPFIDMVLEVKPEQVTLVPDADDAITSNAGWDTKKHLDFLKEIIAEFKNAGIRTSVFLDPNPELVEYAAKSGADRIELYTEAYAKNYTSDKEAAVKPYRDTALVAADFGLGINAGHDLSLDNLKYFADTVPNLLEVSIGHALISEALYMGLENTVQAYLKRLAKW; translated from the coding sequence ATGACAAAATTAAGCGTAAATATCAATAAAATCGCTACCCTTAGAAATGCAAGAGGAGGTGAGACGCCAAGCGTAACGGAAGCTGCCGTTAAAATTCAGGAATTCGGAGGCCAGGGAATTACCATCCACCCGAGGCCTGACGAAAGGCACATCACCAAGAAAGATGTGTACGACCTGAAGCCGCTTGTTACCACAGAATTCAATATTGAAGGAAATCCCCACAGGCCGTTTATCGATATGGTGCTGGAGGTAAAGCCTGAACAGGTAACCCTGGTTCCGGATGCCGATGATGCCATTACTTCAAATGCCGGCTGGGATACGAAAAAACACCTGGATTTTCTTAAAGAAATCATTGCAGAATTTAAAAATGCAGGAATCCGGACTTCAGTTTTCCTTGACCCGAATCCGGAACTGGTGGAATATGCCGCAAAATCAGGCGCGGACAGGATAGAACTCTATACCGAAGCCTATGCAAAAAATTATACATCAGATAAAGAAGCGGCCGTAAAGCCTTACCGTGATACAGCACTGGTTGCGGCAGACTTTGGGTTGGGTATAAACGCAGGACACGATCTGAGCCTGGATAATTTAAAATATTTTGCGGATACAGTCCCTAACCTGCTGGAAGTTTCCATCGGTCACGCTTTGATTTCTGAAGCCCTGTATATGGGACTGGAAAATACGGTTCAGGCCTATCTGAAAAGACTGGCAAAATGGTAA
- a CDS encoding DUF2085 domain-containing protein: MTKIQWVDCHRMPSRSFFYKKKQFPVCARCTGIYLGYFLMIPMLWFYQIGMFLSILLILPTLIDGLTQAYLNRESTNMIRCITGFLAGIGISGFSERITYYTYKFIETLIS; this comes from the coding sequence ATGACTAAGATTCAATGGGTAGATTGCCACCGGATGCCGTCCAGGTCTTTCTTTTATAAAAAGAAACAGTTTCCGGTATGCGCCAGGTGTACAGGTATTTACTTAGGGTACTTCCTAATGATTCCTATGCTGTGGTTCTATCAGATAGGGATGTTTTTAAGTATTCTGCTTATTCTTCCCACGCTTATCGACGGCCTTACCCAGGCCTACCTGAACCGGGAAAGCACGAATATGATCCGGTGTATTACAGGTTTTTTAGCAGGGATCGGCATCAGCGGATTCAGTGAAAGGATCACCTATTACACCTATAAATTTATTGAAACATTAATATCATAA
- a CDS encoding mechanosensitive ion channel family protein, with amino-acid sequence MNDQLEETKDFLQELSEPLYRYISRISPTGLDWVFHIIVKIILLWVIFLVIDILLKIIINSVFRIFHNKEKYPIVNSVYESRVTNSIAHLFALLIVGSIHESIFSGALVKTTQFLIRSVNLGLVMIFAGMLYRGLTAFRNYFVIKQDFYKIMALNAVSETMKILGIFIFSVVGICVVFGIKGTTIVGSLGAITAVLVLVFRDTILGFVTGIHVATSKNLKVGDWVSIPKYNLEGNIAEINLLTTRINNFDKTFSTIPTYDLMTTEIKNLQVISETNARRIKKSIFFNINSFKFLTDEDIERLKNINLISEYLSNKSVELRKEKENMAHNEEIINGRQLTNIGVFRYYAQKYIEKIPELDKEGPLIVRQLNITPQGLPLEIYSFTNDTEWVRFEQIQADIFDHLLVASKQFELEVMQVKI; translated from the coding sequence ATGAACGACCAGTTAGAAGAAACAAAAGATTTTTTGCAGGAATTGAGTGAGCCGCTCTACCGATACATCAGCCGGATCTCTCCGACAGGTCTGGACTGGGTTTTCCATATCATTGTAAAGATAATTTTGTTATGGGTAATCTTTCTGGTTATTGATATCCTTCTTAAGATTATCATCAACAGCGTTTTCCGTATATTCCATAACAAGGAAAAATATCCTATAGTCAATTCCGTTTATGAATCAAGGGTTACCAATTCCATTGCGCATCTTTTTGCACTGTTGATTGTCGGCAGTATCCACGAGTCAATATTTTCAGGGGCACTGGTAAAAACAACCCAGTTTCTGATCAGGTCTGTCAACTTAGGATTAGTCATGATTTTCGCCGGGATGCTGTACCGCGGGCTGACGGCTTTCAGGAATTATTTTGTGATCAAACAGGATTTTTATAAGATCATGGCACTGAATGCGGTCTCTGAGACAATGAAGATACTGGGGATCTTTATCTTTTCCGTAGTCGGGATCTGTGTCGTTTTCGGTATCAAAGGAACAACCATTGTAGGGAGTTTAGGGGCCATCACGGCAGTGCTGGTGCTGGTATTCCGGGATACCATTTTAGGATTTGTTACCGGCATCCATGTGGCCACTTCAAAAAACCTGAAGGTGGGCGACTGGGTAAGCATTCCCAAATACAATCTGGAAGGGAATATTGCAGAGATCAACCTGCTGACCACAAGGATCAATAATTTTGATAAAACTTTTTCCACCATTCCTACTTATGATTTAATGACCACTGAAATCAAGAACCTCCAGGTCATTTCTGAAACTAACGCGAGGAGAATTAAAAAGTCGATTTTTTTTAACATCAACTCATTTAAGTTTCTTACCGATGAAGATATTGAACGCCTGAAAAACATCAACCTTATTTCAGAGTACCTCAGCAATAAATCTGTAGAGCTGAGAAAGGAAAAAGAAAACATGGCGCATAATGAGGAGATCATCAACGGGCGTCAGCTTACCAATATCGGGGTCTTCAGGTATTATGCCCAGAAATACATCGAAAAAATTCCGGAGCTTGATAAAGAAGGACCGCTGATTGTCCGCCAGCTCAATATTACGCCGCAGGGCCTTCCTCTGGAAATCTATTCCTTTACCAATGATACGGAATGGGTACGGTTTGAACAGATTCAGGCCGATATTTTCGACCATCTGCTGGTGGCTTCCAAGCAATTTGAACTTGAAGTAATGCAAGTGAAAATATAA
- a CDS encoding DUF456 domain-containing protein codes for MDTALINILCLVLLFLGMLGTFLPVLPGLLLSICGLLIYKFGTDADLPMIYVWAFGILTVVSVVLNYVIPAKTNQKYGGTRWGSIGSVIGTIVGIFLPIPLGFLVGMFAGVFIGELLHDSKDMKKALNSTKGAFIGFIYGTGFSLVVGMAMFLVVILDMLAVI; via the coding sequence ATGGATACAGCATTAATTAATATTCTCTGCCTCGTTCTCTTATTTCTGGGAATGTTGGGCACTTTTCTTCCGGTACTCCCCGGATTGTTACTGAGCATCTGCGGCCTGTTGATTTATAAGTTCGGTACCGATGCAGACCTGCCGATGATCTACGTGTGGGCATTCGGGATCCTGACTGTGGTTTCAGTGGTGCTGAATTATGTGATTCCCGCAAAAACGAACCAGAAATACGGGGGAACGCGCTGGGGAAGCATCGGCTCTGTGATCGGGACTATTGTCGGGATTTTCTTACCGATTCCACTAGGCTTTCTGGTAGGGATGTTTGCCGGTGTATTTATCGGTGAGCTTCTTCATGACAGCAAAGACATGAAAAAGGCATTAAATTCCACCAAAGGGGCTTTCATCGGATTTATTTACGGAACCGGATTCAGCCTGGTGGTGGGCATGGCTATGTTTTTGGTAGTAATACTGGATATGCTTGCCGTTATTTAA
- a CDS encoding uracil-DNA glycosylase, whose amino-acid sequence MTWTEILAPIKNTPYFTRLWDNVKQEYAATKVFPPKKQIFRALELTPFDDVEVVILGQDPYHNDYQANGLCFSVSEQVAAPPSLKNIFIELKDDTGVARTSKELDDWGKQGVLLLNATLTVRAHSPNSHKDLGWEKFTDFIIKEISDKKENVVFVLWGAFAQKKAELINPAKHFILKSAHPSPFSVHKGFFGSRPFSKINEYLVSKGKKPISW is encoded by the coding sequence ATGACCTGGACAGAAATTTTAGCCCCGATAAAAAATACACCGTACTTTACCCGGCTTTGGGACAACGTAAAGCAGGAATATGCAGCCACAAAAGTTTTTCCGCCGAAAAAACAGATCTTCAGAGCACTGGAACTGACGCCTTTTGATGATGTTGAGGTCGTGATCCTCGGGCAGGATCCTTATCATAACGACTATCAGGCTAACGGATTGTGCTTCTCCGTCTCCGAACAGGTGGCAGCGCCGCCTTCCCTTAAAAATATTTTTATTGAATTAAAGGATGATACCGGAGTGGCAAGAACATCAAAAGAGCTTGACGACTGGGGGAAACAGGGTGTTTTGCTGTTGAATGCGACGCTCACGGTCCGTGCCCATTCCCCGAATTCACACAAAGATTTAGGCTGGGAAAAATTTACCGATTTTATCATCAAAGAAATTTCAGATAAAAAAGAAAACGTGGTTTTTGTACTCTGGGGTGCGTTTGCACAGAAAAAAGCCGAACTGATCAATCCGGCCAAGCATTTTATTTTAAAGTCCGCCCATCCGTCTCCGTTTTCTGTTCACAAAGGGTTTTTCGGGAGCAGGCCTTTTTCAAAGATTAACGAATACCTTGTATCAAAAGGGAAAAAACCTATTTCGTGGTAG
- a CDS encoding GNAT family N-acetyltransferase codes for MKQETQRLQLKEINESHVEDILKIRSNEMINQFVQRNSPKNNYDALGFILTIKERTRNHQTFYWGISLKDQAHLIGTICLWNFSEDRKTAEIGYELLPEYHRQGIMSEALTAVLHFGFNELNLQKILAMTDQSNENSKKLLSKHNFILQEDRNDKDFPGSLVFSKKYNGI; via the coding sequence ATGAAACAGGAAACCCAGAGACTGCAGTTAAAAGAAATCAACGAAAGCCACGTTGAAGATATTCTGAAGATCCGGAGCAATGAAATGATCAATCAGTTTGTACAGAGAAACTCACCTAAGAACAATTATGATGCGCTTGGGTTTATTTTAACCATTAAAGAAAGAACCCGGAACCATCAGACTTTTTACTGGGGGATTTCTTTAAAAGATCAGGCTCATCTTATCGGGACCATCTGTCTCTGGAATTTTTCCGAAGACCGGAAAACAGCGGAAATCGGCTATGAACTGTTGCCGGAGTATCACCGGCAGGGTATCATGTCTGAAGCATTGACTGCCGTTTTACATTTTGGTTTTAATGAATTAAATTTGCAGAAGATTTTAGCGATGACCGATCAATCCAATGAGAACTCAAAAAAGCTTCTTTCAAAGCATAATTTCATCTTGCAGGAGGATCGGAATGATAAAGATTTCCCGGGTAGCCTGGTTTTCAGCAAAAAATATAATGGTATTTAA
- a CDS encoding endonuclease MutS2, whose protein sequence is MYINKEDLNELEFPQLLAEISPFAYSPKTREKILELRPMNIDEAELSLKKTSEYLSSFESSNAIPFDEYEDIETELKLMLIENYRLENSAFIKIKTLTEQIGKLQKFFPAMPDTFPTLMNDASVLEFRKEIIDKVDKVFNRFGEVKSEASPILKILRTEIQAAKKAIQENFNRVLFNYGQSDFLDDIRESNIEDIRVLAVKSAYKKRVPGRVLGLSKTGSITYIQPDSVVKHYFKLKESEEEEKKEIDKVLRKLTAELAEFQPQLWRYQMYIFDLDLTRAKAKFGELVNGILPKINRHKTLRLREAFHPLLFLRNKAENKTIFPQTLTLTDHNRIICISGPNAGGKSITLKTVGLLQLMIQSGILIPAHPKSEMFFFDKVMTDIGDNQSIENHLSTYSSRLKKMGGIIREADANTLLLIDEFGTGSDPELGGALAESFLEFFYDKKSFAIITTHYTNIKLVIEELPNAQNAAMLFNEETLEPLYKLEVGQAGSSFTFEVAEKNKIPRFIIHSAKKKVEHDIVNLDKTIVKLQQEKYEVEKLKSDLAERKESVEDKRDNLQKLNEQLQQKLFNFQKLYEDEHRKLQFGTKIEGFIDSYIKGKSRKDVVKDFVKILEQEKFRKVGADKDESKRLQVVKRKITQQLKKEDVIEKISETNEKLEEKRKTDRALWLKEGQRVRITGSTSVGTIEKISKNKVVVNYGMFKTTIDADELERI, encoded by the coding sequence GTGTATATAAATAAAGAAGATTTAAACGAATTAGAGTTTCCGCAATTGCTCGCGGAGATCTCTCCTTTTGCCTATTCTCCGAAAACACGGGAAAAAATTCTTGAACTTCGTCCGATGAATATTGACGAGGCTGAGCTTTCTCTGAAAAAAACTTCCGAATACCTGTCGAGTTTTGAAAGTTCCAATGCGATTCCGTTTGATGAATATGAAGATATTGAAACTGAACTGAAACTGATGCTGATTGAGAATTACCGTCTTGAAAACAGTGCTTTCATCAAAATAAAAACCCTTACGGAACAGATCGGGAAACTGCAGAAGTTTTTCCCTGCCATGCCGGACACCTTCCCTACTTTAATGAATGATGCGTCCGTTCTGGAATTCAGAAAAGAGATTATTGATAAAGTGGACAAAGTTTTCAACCGGTTCGGTGAAGTGAAAAGCGAAGCTTCCCCGATCTTAAAAATATTAAGAACTGAAATCCAGGCTGCGAAAAAGGCGATCCAGGAAAATTTCAACCGGGTTCTATTCAATTACGGACAGAGTGATTTTCTGGATGATATCCGGGAAAGCAATATTGAAGACATACGGGTATTAGCAGTAAAATCTGCCTATAAAAAAAGAGTTCCGGGAAGAGTACTGGGACTTTCAAAAACAGGCTCAATCACTTACATTCAGCCGGACAGTGTGGTAAAACATTACTTTAAGCTTAAGGAAAGCGAAGAGGAAGAAAAAAAGGAAATTGATAAAGTCCTGAGGAAGCTGACGGCAGAATTAGCCGAATTCCAGCCCCAGCTCTGGAGATACCAGATGTATATTTTTGATCTTGACCTTACCCGTGCAAAAGCCAAATTCGGAGAACTGGTCAATGGGATCCTACCGAAAATCAATCGTCACAAAACGTTAAGGCTGAGGGAAGCTTTTCATCCCTTGCTGTTTTTGAGGAACAAAGCGGAGAACAAAACCATTTTTCCGCAGACGCTGACGTTAACGGACCATAACAGGATTATCTGTATTTCCGGACCGAATGCCGGAGGAAAATCCATCACCCTGAAAACGGTCGGGCTGCTTCAGCTGATGATCCAAAGCGGGATCCTGATCCCTGCACATCCGAAATCCGAAATGTTTTTCTTTGATAAGGTGATGACGGATATCGGGGATAACCAGTCTATTGAAAACCACCTTTCCACCTATTCATCACGATTAAAGAAAATGGGCGGCATCATCCGTGAAGCGGATGCCAATACCCTTTTGCTGATTGATGAATTCGGGACGGGTTCCGACCCTGAACTGGGCGGTGCCCTCGCAGAAAGCTTCCTTGAATTTTTCTATGATAAGAAAAGTTTCGCTATCATTACTACGCATTACACCAATATCAAACTGGTGATTGAAGAACTTCCCAATGCCCAGAATGCAGCCATGCTTTTCAATGAAGAAACATTAGAACCGCTTTATAAACTTGAAGTGGGACAGGCAGGAAGCTCCTTTACTTTTGAAGTGGCAGAAAAAAATAAGATCCCGAGGTTTATCATCCATTCCGCAAAGAAGAAAGTGGAACATGATATCGTTAATTTAGATAAAACGATTGTCAAGCTCCAGCAGGAAAAATATGAGGTGGAAAAGCTGAAGTCTGATCTGGCTGAACGGAAAGAATCCGTTGAAGACAAACGTGACAATCTGCAGAAACTAAATGAACAGCTTCAGCAGAAACTGTTCAATTTTCAGAAGTTATATGAAGATGAACACCGCAAACTGCAGTTCGGGACCAAGATTGAAGGCTTTATCGACAGCTACATCAAAGGAAAATCCAGGAAAGACGTAGTGAAGGATTTCGTGAAGATCCTGGAGCAGGAAAAATTCAGGAAAGTGGGAGCTGATAAAGATGAAAGCAAGCGGCTTCAGGTAGTCAAGAGAAAGATCACGCAGCAACTGAAAAAGGAGGATGTCATTGAAAAAATTTCTGAAACCAACGAAAAGCTGGAAGAAAAGCGCAAAACCGACCGTGCATTATGGCTGAAAGAAGGCCAGCGCGTCCGCATCACCGGAAGCACCAGTGTGGGAACTATTGAAAAGATCTCAAAAAACAAAGTGGTTGTGAATTACGGGATGTTCAAAACAACAATTGATGCGGATGAACTGGAAAGGATTTAA
- a CDS encoding YcxB family protein, translated as MITVKTQIAFRDFLMFNLKTSLIRFMVFPLIALFVFIANFYNAERDDHEMYRQIIICWFIFSIFLVIRSYFSVKNAFFSNKNVQETITYTFTEEKICVEGDTFDTDFTWDTVYKVKENKDWFLIYQSAQVMNMVPKKYFTREQIPELRNMIKTNHIKARLRKD; from the coding sequence ATGATAACGGTAAAGACACAGATCGCATTCAGGGATTTTTTAATGTTTAATCTGAAAACTTCATTGATCAGGTTTATGGTATTCCCATTGATTGCCCTGTTTGTTTTTATTGCAAATTTTTATAATGCTGAACGTGACGATCATGAAATGTACAGGCAGATTATCATCTGTTGGTTCATTTTTTCCATATTTCTTGTCATACGTTCTTATTTTAGTGTGAAAAATGCTTTTTTTTCCAATAAGAATGTTCAGGAAACAATTACTTATACTTTTACAGAAGAGAAAATCTGTGTGGAAGGCGATACATTTGACACGGATTTTACCTGGGATACGGTGTATAAAGTAAAAGAAAACAAAGACTGGTTCCTGATTTATCAGAGTGCACAGGTCATGAACATGGTCCCTAAAAAATATTTTACCCGGGAACAGATCCCGGAACTCAGGAATATGATCAAAACCAATCATATAAAAGCAAGGCTCAGGAAAGATTGA
- a CDS encoding ATP-binding cassette domain-containing protein: MSRLCADSITKSFGGKQVLSDIYLGCETGTVTALLGRNGTGKSTLLKIIFGTVKGDSQYIRVDDKILQNQTDRKGRIAYLPQYSFLPKGIKIKNLIPLFCNQENAGKLLALELMKPLLNETCRNLSGGEKRIAETLLILYSDSKFILLDEPFSGLSPKLTAEMQRIIKGQTNYKGIVISDHRFQDVLDISDEVYLLSGSHLKQIKNLKELEQHNYLPKSI; encoded by the coding sequence ATGAGCAGACTGTGCGCAGACAGCATTACCAAATCTTTCGGCGGAAAGCAGGTTTTAAGCGACATCTATCTAGGATGCGAAACCGGCACAGTTACGGCATTACTGGGAAGAAACGGTACCGGCAAATCTACCCTGCTGAAGATTATATTCGGTACGGTAAAAGGCGATTCGCAATACATTAGGGTTGATGATAAAATCCTTCAGAACCAAACGGACAGAAAAGGCAGGATTGCTTACCTGCCGCAGTATTCTTTCCTTCCGAAAGGCATTAAGATTAAAAATTTAATTCCGCTATTCTGCAATCAGGAAAATGCCGGGAAACTTTTAGCACTGGAATTAATGAAGCCTTTGCTTAACGAAACCTGCAGGAACCTTTCCGGTGGTGAAAAAAGAATAGCTGAAACTTTACTGATCCTGTACTCGGATTCAAAATTCATCCTGCTCGATGAACCGTTCAGCGGGCTTTCCCCGAAACTGACTGCTGAAATGCAGAGAATTATTAAGGGACAGACGAATTATAAAGGCATTGTTATTTCTGACCACCGTTTTCAGGATGTGCTGGATATTTCAGATGAGGTTTATCTTCTTTCCGGTTCACATTTAAAACAGATTAAAAATTTAAAAGAATTGGAGCAGCATAATTATCTCCCGAAAAGTATTTAA
- a CDS encoding acyl-CoA thioesterase, with the protein MTTEERIETSETRIFKAVFPNTTNHYDTLFGGTAMQLMDEVAFITATRFARKRVVTVSSDKIDFKKPIPAGTIVELIGKVSHVGKTSMKVNVEIYTEQMYSYEREKAIVGDFTFVAIDESKKPVQIL; encoded by the coding sequence ATGACTACAGAAGAAAGAATTGAAACCTCGGAAACCAGAATCTTTAAAGCCGTTTTCCCCAATACCACCAATCATTACGATACGCTTTTCGGAGGAACCGCGATGCAGCTGATGGATGAAGTGGCTTTTATTACCGCAACCCGGTTTGCCAGAAAAAGGGTGGTCACGGTAAGCAGTGATAAAATCGATTTTAAAAAACCGATTCCCGCAGGAACCATCGTTGAACTGATCGGAAAAGTTTCCCATGTGGGAAAAACCAGTATGAAGGTGAACGTAGAAATTTATACGGAACAGATGTATTCTTATGAAAGGGAAAAAGCGATTGTAGGCGATTTTACTTTTGTAGCGATTGACGAATCTAAAAAGCCTGTACAGATACTGTAA